From the genome of Eublepharis macularius isolate TG4126 chromosome 12, MPM_Emac_v1.0, whole genome shotgun sequence, one region includes:
- the COASY gene encoding bifunctional coenzyme A synthase has translation MSVFRSGLLVLTSPLSALSLRLVPILASASRLVQDTLYVHLQPGLSLTGSTQPRSTYVPATSEVYTLISKLYADADVHSHLDVRVLLTNILNQGATPPALGSVQNLSQPPEVVLTDFETGDGGQSNPVKQRLERYATSCYSCRPNLISVLLYPEYELEAVVDGEVPLQPETSVTEEPLQSYSDVVVGGTFDRLHNGHKILLSVSCLLAEKRLLVGVSDKDLLESKVLKELILPYEQRMTQLSEFLVDVKPSLQYEIVPLLDRFGPSITDPHLKCIVVSEETLKGGLAVNRKRMENGLAELSVHEILLARDAQHGKNEEEKISSSSLRRRLLGTLLRPPRKDSSLPPFPYIIGLTGGSGSGKSSIAQHLAQLGAFHLDVDALGHNIYAPGGPVYHQVVEAFGGDILKEDGTIDRAVLGAKVFGDQGQLKRLTDIMWPVMAQMAKEKIKEAAAQGVAVCVLDAAVLLKAGWADMVHEIWTTIVPEEEAIRRILVRDGISEEAARRRLQSQMPSSQLVKHSHVVLCTMWELEDTYGQAEKAWSLLQKRLKEE, from the exons ATGTCAGTCTTCCGCTCCGGCCTGCTGGTTCTGACATCCCCATTGTCGGCACTTTCCCTACGCCTGGTGCCCATCCTGGCCTCGGCATCCCGGCTGGTGCAAGATACCCTCTATGTCCACCTGCAGCCAGGGCTCAGCTTGACAGGTTCCACACAACCCCGCTCCACGTATGTCCCAGCTACCTCGGAAGTATACACTCTTATCAGCAAGTTATACGCCGATGCCGATGTCCACAGCCACCTTGATGTCCGGGTGCTGCTCACCAACATCCTTAATCAGGGTGCCACCCCACCAGCACTTGGATCTGTGCAGAATCTCTCCCAGCCTCCAGAAGTGGTGCTCACTGACTTTGAAACTGGAGATGGGGGTCAGTCCAACCCAGTCAAACAGCGCCTGGAGCGATATGCCACCAGCTGTTACAGTTGCCGacccaatctcatctctgttttgtTATACCCGGAGTATGAGCTAGAGGCTGTTGTTGATGGGGAGGTGCCCCTGCAACCGGAGACCAGTGTGACTGAAGAGCCTCTTCAGAGCTACAGTGATGTTGTCGTGGGGGGCACTTTTGACAGACTTCACAATGGCCACAAGATCCTTTTGAGCGTGAGCTGTTTGCTGGCTGAAAAGCGGCTCCTGGTGGGCGTCTCAGacaaagatctcctggaat CTAAGGTGCTGAAGGAACTGATCCTACCCTACGAGCAGCGCATGACTCAGCTGAGCGAGTTCCTGGTGGATGTCAAGCCCTCTTTGCAGTATGAAATTGTCCCCCTGCTCGACCGCTTCGGCCCATCCATCACTGACCCTCACCTCAAATGCATTGTGGTCAGCGAGGAGACTCTCAAGGGGGGACTGGCCGTTAACAGGAAGAGAATGGAAAAT GGGCTGGCTGAACTGTCTGTCCATGAGATCTTGCTGGCCAGAGATGCCCAGCATGGCAAAAACGAGGAAGAGAAGATCAGCTCCTCTAGCCTGCGGCGGAGGCTGCTCGGAACCCTGCTGCGCCCCCCACGG AAAGATTcatctcttcctcccttcccctatATCATCGGCCTGACAGGGGGATCTGGCAGTGGCAAAAGCTCCATCGCTCAACATTTGGCTCAACTTGGTGCTTTCCATTTGGATGTGGACGCTCTGGGACACAACATCTATGCCCCAGGAGGGCCTGTGTACCATCAGGTGGTGGAAGCATTTGGAGGAG ATATCTTGAAGGAAGACGGAACTATTGACCGAGCAGTTTTGGGGGCCAAAGTGTTTGGAGACCAG GGGCAGCTGAAGAGACTCACCGACATCATGTGGCCAGTGATGGCTCAAATGGCCAAAGAAAAGATCAAGGAGGCAGCCGCACAGG gagtggctgtgtgtgtgttggatgCAGCCGTGTTGCTGAAGGCAGGCTGGGCAGACATGGTGCATGAAATCTGGACCACCATCGTCCCTGAGGAGGAG GCCATCAGACGCATCCTTGTCCGAGATGGCATAAGCGAGGAGGCTGCCCGGAGGCGCCTGCAGAGTCAAATGCCCAGCAGCCAGCTCGTGAAGCACTCACATGTGGTTTTGTGCACAATGTGGGAACTGGAGGATACATATGGGCAG GCAGAGAAGGCTTGGTCCCTGCTCCAGAAACGCCTCAAAGAGGAGTAG
- the LOC129340579 gene encoding coenzyme Q-binding protein COQ10 homolog B, mitochondrial-like → MAGSICMGRGAATAALRELLETGLRPRGGKGPRLCLSYCRLLSSNRTLTPWIAETCPSLPLMLTVKQQCRPFLNFAAPLLGVSKRIEYAEVHQLGYSIRQMYDVVADIASYRLFVPWCTGSHILSRRNEFSQAELEVGFPPIVERYISEISLVPYRQIRAVSKDGRLFQHLETSWQFRPGLRGHPDTCTLSFYVSFEFKSVLHSHLANLFFDEVVKQMVSAFEQRAEKLYGPQAAVQPHKATCCT, encoded by the exons ATGGCTGGGAGTATCTGCATGGGGCGAggcgccgccaccgccgccctTCGGGAGCTGCTGGAGACCGGCTTGCGCCCACGTGGGGGAAAGgggcccag GTTGTGCCTGTCATACTGTAGGCTGTTAAGCTCCAATAGGACCCTCACCCCTTGGATTGCGGAGACCTGTCCTTCCCTCCCCTTGATGTTAACTGTGAAGCAACAATGCCGTCCCTTCTTGAACTTTGCAGCCCCTCTGCTTGGTGTGAGCAAGCGCATAGAATATGCAGAAGTCCATCAGCTTGG GTACTCTATCCGGCAGATGTACGATGTTGTGGCTGACATAGCGAGCTATCGGTTGTTTGTCCCCTGGTGCACTGGCTCCCACATCCTCTCCCGTCGCAATGAGTTCTCACAGGCTGAATTGGAAGTGGGATTCCCTCCCATAGTAGAGCGTTACATCTCTGAGATCTCTTTGGTGCCATATCGTCAGATCCGG GCCGTGAGTAAAGATGggaggctgtttcagcacttggaGACATCGTGGCAGTTCAGGCCGGGACTTCGTGGTCATCCAGACACTTGCACACTCAGCTTTTAT GTTTCGTTTGAGTTCAAGTCAGTTCTCCATTCTCATTTAGCCAACCTCTTCTTTGATGAGGTTGTCAAGCAGATGGTCTCGGCCTTCGAGCAGCGGGCAGAGAAACTCTATGGCCCACAGGCTGCTGTCCAGCCACACAAGGCAACTTGTTGCACGTGA